In the genome of Longimicrobium sp., the window ATCGCCGACGGCCCCGTCTTCCGCGACGACGTCGGGCTGGGAGAGATGCGCGCGCGGTTCGCGTATTATCCGCGCGACGTGTGGATCTACCTGCTCGCCGCGGGGTGGGCGCGGATCGGGCAGGAGGAGCACCTGATGGGGCGCGCGGGGCTGGTGGGCGACGAGGTCGGCTCCGCGATCATCGGCGCGCGGCTGGTGCGCGACGTGATGCGGCTGGGGTTCCTGATGGAGCGCGTCTACGCGCCGTATCCCAAGTGGTTCGGAACCGCGTTCGCGCGGCTGCGCTGCGGCCCCGCGCTGATGCCGCACCTCGCGGAGGCGCTGGCGGCGCGCACGTGGCAGGAGCGCGAGCGGCACCTCGTCCCCGCGTACGAGGCGGTCGCGGCGATGCACAACGCGCTCCGCATCACCGACCCGCTGCCGGCCACCGCGCGCCCGTTCTTCGGCCGCCCGTTCCGCGTGATCGAGATGGGCATCTTCCTCGACGCCCTGCTCGCGCGCATCGAGGACGAGCGCGTGCGCCGCATCGCCGCGCGCCGGCCGATTGGCGGCATCGACCAGTTCAGCGACAGCACCGACCTCGTCGCTCACCCCGAGTGGCGCCCGCAGCTGCGCGAGCTGTACCTCTGAACCGATCGGCTCACGCGGAGACGCGGAGAACTACGCGCGGCGCTGAGTCCTCCGCGACTCCGCGTCTCCGCGTGAGATCGAGGATGGCTGGCTCGTGCACGGGGGCGGTGGTAGAATCATCCCCCTTCCGACTTTCAAGATGGGGGGATGATCGCGATGAAGCTGACGGGGAGGACGGTGCTGGTGACCGGCGCCAGCGCGGGGATCGGCGAGGCGTGCGCGCGGGCGTTTGCTGCGGAGGGCGCGCGGCTGATCCTGGTCGCGCGGCGCGCGGGGCGGCTGATCGAGCTGGCCGAGAAGCTGCGCGGTGGCGGCACCGACGTGTTCCTGCTGGAGATGGACGTGCGCGACGCGCAGGCCGTGCGCGAGCGCATCGGCGGGCTGCCGGCGGAGTGGCGCGACGTGGACGTGCTGGTGAACAACGCCGGCCTGGGGCGCGGGCTCGACAAGCTGTGGCAGGGCTCCCCCGCCGACTGGGACGAGATGGTCGACACCAACGTGAAGGGCCTCCTCTACGTCACCGGCGCGGTGGTGCCGCGGATGGTGGAGCGCGGCCACGGGCACGTGATCAACCTCGGCTCCGTCGCCGGCCACGAGGTCTATCCTGGCGGCGCCGTCTACTGCGCCACCAAGCACGCCGTCGGGGCGATCACGAAGGGGTTGCGGATGGACGTGCTCGGCACCGGCATCCGCGTGAGCACGGTCGATCCGGGGATGGTGGAGACGGAGTTCAGCGTCGTCCGCTTCCACGGCGACGAGGAGCGCGCGAAGAACGTCTACCGCGGCATGACGGCGCTCACCGCGGCCGACATCGCCGAGACGATCGTGTGGGTGGCCACGCGCCCGCCGCACGTCTGCATCGACGAGATCATCATCAAGCCCACCGACCAGGCGAGCGCCACGATGGTGAGTCGCAGGTGATAGGGGACAGGGTACAGGGGACAGCAAGAGAAAAGAGGGGAGGGCCGCGACCGGTTCTCCCTTTTTTTTGTTGCCACCCAAACTGTCATTCCGAAGGCGCCGCCGGCCGGAACCTGCGTCCGTACCGTCGCCTTGCGGCGCCTGAGGAATCTGTGGCCAGCGTCCGCACCGACGGCCGAACATCGGCGCGTAACTCTGGCCACAGATCCCTCGGCCGCCCGAATTCGGCCCGTACGCGTGTCCGGTGCAGCGGCCTCGGGATGACAGGCTTTATGCTTGGGCGCGATGTTCAGCACGCGTTTGCGCTTTGAACTTCCGCCGCGTAGTTGTTTTCAGACCAGATTTGCGATACAATCGATTCCGTTCTGCGAGACGTGTCCTTCCATCCGAGAGAGGGGGCTCGCATGCGAGAGAAAGCGATGCGCATGGTACTGGGCGCCATCATCGCGGCGGCGCTGGCCTTCGGTGCGCGCGAGGCGTTCGCCTCCGTGCCGCAGGGCGCCACCGCCGGCCCCGGGTGCAACGAGCAGACGTGCGACTACTACTGCATCACCCACGGCGCCAACTACGGCTTCTGCCTCAACGGCCAGTGCGTCTGCCGCAGCGGGCCGTAACGGGCTATCGCGCCGGAGCGAAAAGGAGCCCCGCCGGATGGTCCGGCGGGGCTCTTGGTATATCGGGACATCACCATCTCCGCATCACTCAACTGCGGTCGCGTTCGTCCTCGGGCGGGGGCGCCTGGACGAGGATCGGCGGCGGCTCGTCGCTCCGGGGCACGTCGGGCGGCGGGGGCGGCGCCTCGTCGGGGAGCGGGGGCGGGAGCTCGTTCGCGCCGAGCGGCCTGTCCTCGACGAGGACCGGCGGGTGCTCGTCGATCGGCATCGGCGGCGGGGCGGCGAACTCGGCGTCGCGCGGCATCAGCCGCGGCTCGTCCGGGGGCGGAAGCTGCGCGGTGGCATCTTCATCTCCCTGCACCAGCACGGGCGGGCGCTGCTCGGCCAGGCGGAACGAGCGCTCGCTGGCCTGCTCCAGCAGCGGGTCCACCGGGCCGCCCAGGTACGCCGGCAGCTTCGCGATCTCCCGCCCCGACAGCCCCTGCACCCACACGTCCTGGCTGCGCTCGCGCAGCTCCACCGCCTCCAGCGGCACCAGCACGTGGCGGTCGTCGACCAGGCCGAACAGGTCGTCGGCCAGGTCCACGTCCAGGTAGCGGATCTTCAGCGCCACCGGGTCCACCAGCATCTGCGCCACGCTGCCGACCTTCTCGTTGTCGGCGCCGTAGACGTTCCACCCCTTCAGGTTCGGCGCGCCCCTGGCCAGCCGGAAGTCCTTCGCGTCCTTCAGCGGCACCACGCTGGGGCCGTCGCCTGGATCGAACGCGGAGCCCACGTGCTCGCCGTAGTAGCGCGGGAAGGCGCGGCCCAGCTCGTCGAGCACGCCCGCCGTCAGCGGCACGCCGGGGTCGTACGGCGGCAGGCGCTTGACCTCGGCGTCGGTCCACGACGTCTGCAGCGACCCCTCGCCCCACTCCAGCGCCTCGACGGGGAGGAGGAAGGGCTTCTTGAAGAAGCCGGGGTCCACCGCCAGGAACCGCACCCGCCCCTGCCGGTCGATCAGGATGTCGCTCACGGTGCCCACGTTGGCGCCGTTCGCCGCCGTCACCGCCCAGCCGATGAAGTCGCGCGAGCGGAGGATCTCCGCGCGCGGGCCGTTCGCGTCCGCCATCGTCCACCCCCAGTTCCACGTTTCAGGGAACTCGCCTCACCCCATCGTCTACGGAAGGAATCGGGCCATCACCCCTGCGGTTTCGGGGGGATGACCAGCGTCTGCCCGATGCGCACCCGGTCGCCCTCCAGCCGGTTGGCCGCGCGGATCGCATCCACCGACACGCCATAGCGCCGCGCGATCCCGAACAGCGTCTCGCCCGCGGCCACCGTGTGCGTCCGCCGCCCCCGCGCCGGCGTGCGCCGCGTCGCCGTGTCGCGCGCCGTCGTCGTCCGTCGCG includes:
- a CDS encoding DUF4037 domain-containing protein, coding for MSSFIPGRELSRLFFAEAVDPLLASEFPDLPVAAGLLGTGSEVLGFDTEMSADHGWGPRVDLFLREEDYDAVHDRIDALLRERLPHRFRGYPTSFTEPDAEDHGSQVLDPRDHGPVIHKVAITTPRRFILDYLGFDIAGEIEPADWLTFPGQKLRTIADGPVFRDDVGLGEMRARFAYYPRDVWIYLLAAGWARIGQEEHLMGRAGLVGDEVGSAIIGARLVRDVMRLGFLMERVYAPYPKWFGTAFARLRCGPALMPHLAEALAARTWQERERHLVPAYEAVAAMHNALRITDPLPATARPFFGRPFRVIEMGIFLDALLARIEDERVRRIAARRPIGGIDQFSDSTDLVAHPEWRPQLRELYL
- a CDS encoding SDR family oxidoreductase; this translates as MIAMKLTGRTVLVTGASAGIGEACARAFAAEGARLILVARRAGRLIELAEKLRGGGTDVFLLEMDVRDAQAVRERIGGLPAEWRDVDVLVNNAGLGRGLDKLWQGSPADWDEMVDTNVKGLLYVTGAVVPRMVERGHGHVINLGSVAGHEVYPGGAVYCATKHAVGAITKGLRMDVLGTGIRVSTVDPGMVETEFSVVRFHGDEERAKNVYRGMTALTAADIAETIVWVATRPPHVCIDEIIIKPTDQASATMVSRR
- a CDS encoding PRC-barrel domain-containing protein, whose product is MADANGPRAEILRSRDFIGWAVTAANGANVGTVSDILIDRQGRVRFLAVDPGFFKKPFLLPVEALEWGEGSLQTSWTDAEVKRLPPYDPGVPLTAGVLDELGRAFPRYYGEHVGSAFDPGDGPSVVPLKDAKDFRLARGAPNLKGWNVYGADNEKVGSVAQMLVDPVALKIRYLDVDLADDLFGLVDDRHVLVPLEAVELRERSQDVWVQGLSGREIAKLPAYLGGPVDPLLEQASERSFRLAEQRPPVLVQGDEDATAQLPPPDEPRLMPRDAEFAAPPPMPIDEHPPVLVEDRPLGANELPPPLPDEAPPPPPDVPRSDEPPPILVQAPPPEDERDRS